The stretch of DNA TTTTGACTATGTGTGCTGTATTTGATTTTCATCTCGAGAAATTAGACGTAAAGACTGCTTTTTTTCATGGAAAACTTGAAGAAGTGATATATATGCTCCAACCAGAAGGTTTTGAAGAACAAGGAAAAGAAACCTTGGTTTGCAGGTTAACTAAATCTCTGTACGGTTTAAAGCAAGCGCAAGGTGTTCGTGCAAGAGATTTGATTCTTTCATTATTAGCCTTGGATACAACAGGCTTAGTTCAGATCATTGTACCTATTACAAGAGGTCTGGTGATAATGATTTCATCATTCTGCTGTTGTATGTGGATGACACGTTGGTGGTAGGTTCCAACAAAGATCAAAACCAAGAATTGAAGGCACAGTTGGCTAGAGAGTTTGATATGAAAGACTTGGGACCAGCAAACAAGATTTTAGGGATGCAAATCCACCGAGACAAAAGGGATAGGAAGATTTGGCTATCGCacaagaattatttgaagaaGATCTTGTAATGCTTAAATATGCAAGAATATAAGCCAATTTCAACCCTACTtcctattaattttaaattattcttaagTATGTGACCTAGTAGTGAAGCAGAGAGGATGGAAATGTCTTGAGTACCGTATGTATCAGTGGTAGAAAGCCTTATGTATCCCATGATTTGAATAAGGCCAGATATTACTCAAGCAGTTGTGGTGGTAAGTCGATTTATGGCAGATTCGGATAAAGAGCATTGGAATGTTGTTAAGATGATCTTGAGATACATCAAAGGGACCTCGAATATTGCATTATGTTCTGGAGGATCAGAATTCATTGTCAATGGATATGTCGATTCAGACTTTGAAGGTGATCTTGATAAACGAGAATCTACTACATACTATGTGTTTACACTTGCAGGATGAACTGTGAGCTGACTATCTAAATTACAGACTATTGTAACTTTATCTACTACAGAAGCTGAATATATGGCAGCTACACAAGCATGCAAGGAAGCTATTTGGATCCAAAGGTTGATAGAAGAACTCGGGCACAAACAACAGAAGATTTCTGTATATTGTGATAGTCAGAGTACCTTGTACATTGCAAGGAATCCTGCATTTCATTCAAGAACAAAACACATTGGAGTACAATATCAGTTTGTTCGGAAAGTAGTAGAAGAAGGAAGTGTTGATATGCAGAAAATTCACACTAAAGATAACCTAGCAGATGTCATGACAAAACCAATTAACACTGAAAAATTTGAATGGTGTAGATCTTCATATGGCCTATCGAATATATGAGCaacaagaattttttgaaaatttaccaAAACTAACTTTAAGTGGGAGATtgtaaaaataagaataaattaccATATGTACCCATGAAAGATATAAACGTTGACAAATGTACCCATTAAATAAGAAAACGACCATTGTACCCATAAAAAATGGGTTTCGTGTGATAGAAATAtccaaaccctaaaaaactattaaaaaaattcctaATTGCCCTTCTTTCCACTACTGCTAccatctctctctcttcttccaaCTCTCCAGTGAGTGTCCCAATTTCAAAACTCAAATTTCAAAGTCAAACCATGAAGCAGCATTCCCAAATTTACTTCACCCATTGTAGCCACCACAGGAACCATTGTGACCATAGTAGCAACACCAGGAACCGAACCTTCATCACCACCACCATTCAACAAAAGCCCCTCAAATAGACCACAAATCTCATCAAAAAGTCTAGCACAGCGACAGCGTGAAATTTTCCGAcagaaataaattgaaaaaacacAACTTGAGCAGCaataaagaaaggaataaaGGAACTGAAGTGAATTGAATTTACCACAAAATGCAAGTCTCTGTTCCCGCTGCAATGGAATGAAATGGATGTGAGGGATGTGAGCAATTTATAGCCAATCTTCCTGTGTCTGTCTTGCATCTCTTCTCCAACTTAGGGCACTTCTCGATTAATAAAGTATGCAAGTTTGTCCGTTGCTGGAAGCTACTTGGTGATTAAGCGGGTGGTGAGAAGATTGACAAGATCTAAAGGAAGTAGGAACTGAATGAAAGGgtaggaaaaaagaaagaatgagaaagggAGGGGATTGTCGGCAGGACACTCACTGAAGAGTTGAAAGAAGATGTTGgaagaaaaattagagagagagagagagagagagagagagagagNNNNNNNNNNNNNNNNNNNNNNNNNNNNNNNNNNNNNNNNNNNNNNNNNNNNNNNNNNNNNNNNNNNNNNNNNNNNNNNNNNNNNNNNNNNNNNNNNNNNNNNNNNNNNNNNNNGTCATACGAAACCCATTTTTTATGGGTACAATAGTCGTTTTCTTATTTGATGGGTATATTTGTCAGCGTATGTATCTTTTATGGGTACATATGGTAATTTATtcgtaaaaataataaaattaattttttatgaaaaaaaattataaatattaaagaaataaagTCAAACAAAATGAAAGGAGGAAAATTCTCATACTTATAAGCCATTGAAAATTAGCACCCTAAACTAGTACGCATTATCCATCAATTATTGTTGTATGGTTAAGGTGAGaagaaatttaatataaattagtaATTTCATTAGATaacaataagcatcaaataaGTGAGAAGTCATCCTgagagaaaaatataagaatttttttgaGAGGTTTTCTNNNNNNNNNNNNNNNNNNNNNNNNNNNNNNNNNNNNNNNNNNNNNNNNNNNNNNNNNNNNNNNNNNNNNNNNNNNNNNNNNNNNNNNNNNNNNNNNNNATAAGTTACCATTTGTACTATGAAAGATACAGACGCTGACAAATGTACCCGTATACGAATAAAACGACAATTGTAACCACGAAAAATGACCTTCGTGTGCCAACAGTACCCTAACGGACCAATTGTGTAACCAACATTCGGGTACTCTTGGCACACGGAGACCATCTTCCGTGGTTACAATTGtcgttttatttttatatgagtaTATTTGTCAGTATCTATATCTTTCATGGATAAAAATGGTAATTTATTTAAAGAAGTTGTAATTCTCAAAGGAAGTTATTaagttattttcatattttatgtaaatttttaatttttcatctctatattttactattttactaTATCATTTGTTTAGTACCTAATAATTATAACGAGATCAATGCAAATTGAACAGAATCATATTAGAACAATGTTCTTGCTAAAGCATCCAAGTAGAAAACATCACCCACACCCAACCTATTATTTATTTCCCATAAACACCTCAATGTTTCATTCTGTTCAATTCATGATATATATGGAGTGGGAACCAAGAAAAGACTGTTCTTAATTCCAGACACAGATCCAAATGTTTCACTGACATCTAAATCCTGTGCTTTGATTCCTTTTGGAACTTGCCAATTGAAGTGGTAAAGCAACTTAGCCAAAGCATACTCAACATTTGATAAACCAAAGGAAATTCCTGGACACATTCTTCTTCCGGCGCCAAACGGAATGTACTCGAAATTCGATCCTCTGAAATCAACACAACTGCCATGGAACCTTTCCGGTTTGAAGCTCAACGCATCATCCCAGTGTTTAGGATCTCTCCCTATCGCCCATGCATTTACTATCACTTTCGCCTTCTTCGGAATATCGTAGCCATTAACCTTGGTTGCTTCAGTGCATTCTCTTGGAAGCAACAGAGGAACTGGAGCGTGTAATCTTAATGCTTCTTTGATTACTGACTTTAGGTAAACAAGTTCTTCCACGTCATGCTCACGTAATAGTGTTTCCCTTCCTCTGATTTCAGCTTGTAACTTCTTCATTGCTGATGGGTTTCTCATCAATTCCATCATTGTCCATTCTAGTACTGTTGATGAAGTATCGGTCCCTGCCGCAAACATGTCCTAAATAGGTGTCcaaaacatgtttttcattAATTCCATGtttttcacctttttttttctcatttgtaAAGTAAATTGacatgtatttttataaaaaaatattatttttagtttccaTTGATGTTATTATTTATGAATTGGGAACTAGGCCTATTTGATCTTCTCCTGATGTTGAAGATAACGAAGTAGGATTAATTCCTGGTAATTGTGATGTTATGATTAATGACAAAGATAGAAAACCttaattctcaatccttgccaagaTACCTTTTTTAGTATTTGTTAcctttattttttgtcatttaattttttgcctATCATCATCTTTAATCCCTGATTCTCATAACCGATAACACGTATACCtcactgcaattcctttgagagacgactcgAGATATAATACTCTtggtatttttattagtttgcaTTCATGACAAAcagaaattaaactttgattcgAATCATGTGtcggtttggaactatacttgcaacaaagCGATTCTTTTATTAAAGAAATTCTGAACCGATATTTGGCCTGCGTTAATTACCACACTTAGTTAGGTACTATGATGCACGGACACTGATACAGACACAGGAGATGCTGACacgcgaattttaaaatcttataaaataCGAGAATatgcatacatataaaatataaagtatttttagataaatcgtaataatattttgatattttattaatattaaattataaattaatttttaattatttttaatattttattttaattatataaaatatttaaaatattttttattttaataaataataatatacgttatttttaaatttatttcaagaataAAACTGAACATACTGATACTTAACGATATTTAAgtatatctaaaaaaaattttatttttttattaagacacagtTGGATACAACAGATATATGTATCCGATGAATATTAATAAATGTCGTATCTAAAATGGTGGAAACTCACCTGCAGTCGATTGCAGGTGAAGTTGCTTCTGGATCGTTGACACGTGTTATTGTATGGTTAAAAAAAAAccgatttattttatataaatggtttatttaaaaaaaccgatttgaataaatcaaataactacttttaaaataatttaaggaaaagtctagggggccagcaattttatcaaattctggccagcatgtaaccatcAAAGAAgagtgagccattggatgaaatctcacattaatctcacaccattaaaagtCTCATTGATGGCTATTTGATggctataaatcccaaaattgctggccccctagCATTCCTCATAATTTAAATTCTTTCTGCGTGGTATTCCTAAATTCCTAACAGATGAATTtgatatgttaaaatatatccGACATGTACAACAACTCGGCAAAGCGTCGCGGGTTTCATATGCCAAAATTAaaagacaaattaaaaaaataacggTGGCATCATAACTAGCATGCAAGATTATAAAGCAAAACAATACTGATTACCCAAATTATTGCTTTAATACTGTCATCTGTAAGTGGAACTTGAAGATCTCCACTTTGTTGGATCCTGAGCAGAACATCGATCAAGTTTTCATGCCTTTTTTCTCCCACCACCATgccttctttggatctcatctTCAAATTCACTTTATGCTCTCTGATAATATTCTCCAAGATCAAGTCCTGCTTCTTTTGCAGCTCCATTTTCGCCTTGTCCATTGTCACAACTTTAAGGCAAGGAAACAAGTCAACCAAGTCAAACCCTCCAGTCATCTTCGCCACTTCTTTAACCACACCTACAAACTCTTCATGGTCCTTAGTTTTGTTACCAAACGTTGCCCTTGAAACTGTTGTGCTAACCATGGAAAACACTTTCTCACTAACATTAACTTCAGAACCTACACATGAATGAATAGATTCTATGAGGTTACATACTTCTTGCTCCCTTATGAAGGCAAAAGATTGAACCCTCTTGGAACTTAGAAGCTCTAAAGTGCACATTTTCCTAATTTGTCTCCAATAATCACCATATGGGGCAAAAGCAACATCTTTTGAACCATAGGTGAAGATTGCAACAGAGTGAAACTCTGGCCTTTGGAGAAAAGCATGATCATGTGTTTTCATAATCTCTTTTGCAACATCTGAAGATGAAACAACTACAGCAGAAACTTGGCCTAGTTTAAGGTGCATGATGGGGCCATATTTGAGTGATAGATTTTGGAGAGCATGGTGTGGAAGTGAACCTGCTGATGCTAGTTGATGGAGGTTTCCTATGAGAGGGAGCTTCCATGGTCCTGGTGGAAGTTTCTGGGTATGGCTATTTTGTTTTAGGTTCTTTGTTAGCCATAGGGTTGTTGCAAAGAGGATAGAGATGATGATTACGTAGGAAAATTGGATTTCCATTATTGCTTGGTTAGATGGGATTTGTAGGAATAGTTCAGAGAGTGAAGAAATGTACTGAAAAAATCTTCTCCCTTCTCATCTGCGTACACATACATATATTACATTATTGGATATAATTgtatactattaaaaatattaataatactaattaatggttataaatcacaaaaattattgGCTTCTAACactcttaaaaaatttttcaaatgttAGAGAAATATTAgtcttttgataattttgtCTATTGATCTTTATTATAAGATTTATTATAAGAGTTTATTACAAGAGAAATGTCAGGtagttattagaatttattatttttgctcattacttaattatcaacttaaatttttttttgtttagtaattcaataatattttttatcccatatttttaaatattaaatactaattaataattaaaataataaattatggaGTATATActcattttggtcctcaaagaattTTAGACTGAATACTTTAGtctccaactaaaattaattattcgattggtccctaacaattaacTCCATCAGTCACTTAGGTCTTTTACTCCGTTAACTCTAATggaggacaaaatagtccctaacAACTCTAATAGGAGACAAAATAGTCTCTGATCCCCTCTGTTCGGAAACGACAATGTTCTCTCCCAATTtccatcatatctcgcataGCACTAATAGTCTAACACTGTAACTTCAAACTACACAACGCACactataaatttaatgttcacaagaaaaaaaattctcaacttgttctcaaccaattcatactcagGAAACTAATGCCTATGTCTCTCAACTAGTTGTCGTCTTCCATGGATCCTATGAATTTAGACAGCAAGTCTGATTTGTTAAGACCGGTTGTTATCGTtgccatctccctcctcctctgTCCTATCATCTCCATGACCACATTGTCCACCACTCCGATCGCTTCCTTCAGCTTCTTTTCCGAAAAATCGCTTCAGTTTCCATATGAGCGGCAACGGCGACATTGCTCATTGTACTGATAGCTTGGATGCAAGGTCGAAACTGTCTGCCAACTTGGACTCCGGGaaagaaggaatgaagcactCGGTGTCTATTTCAGATGAGAATTTGTATATGATGTCGAAGGAGAATATTTTCATGATGTCCTaatgtccaacaatctatattgTTTGCCGGAGAGTGGAGAAAGACGTGCCCTTGGAATAGTTTTAGAACTTAGTCTTGAGGATGTCGTTGACATTGTCGGGGTTGGAGGTGATGTTATCGAAGACGTGGAAGTAAATGCTTTTGATGGGTGAAGTGCAGAGGAGGTGGATTTACCAGTCACAAAGATTTAGGAAGTGTGTAGTCCATgacatgttgaggtaggtgCGACACGTGTGACAATTACACCATGGCTTAATCTTATAGCTAAAGACGAGGAaagaaaagatggaaaagaaggCTGTAAAGGTGAAGAAGGAGAGTATGAATGTTAGGGTTATacgagatatgataaaaattaggAAAGAACGGGGTTATTTTCGAATAAAGGGGTCAGAGATCATTTTGTCTtatgttagagttgtcagggatcattttgtcccCTGTTAGAGTTTTCAGGGATCATTTTGTCTTTCGTTAGAGTTGACGGAATCAAGGATCTAAGTGACTGACGaaattaattgttagggaccaatcgaataattaattttagttagaaacaaaaatatatagtctaaaattttttaaagaccaAAATGGATATGCACTCTaaattatgataatttttttaatatttctcttttcttaaaATCTGTTCATCTATTCAGTTTGACAAAATTTCTCCATGAttgttgaaaatttgataaagttTACCAACCATCATTTATGGGCTGTTTTCTTAGGCATGCATTTATGTGATTGGGACAGTATTTATGGACAATTAACTGAAATTGATATTAATAGACCTAGAGTCTAGACACAATATCTCTGTCTCATTTGCCAAACACGATTTTATATCTCTGTTAGGGGTGAACATGGGTAGCAAGTACTCGATTACCCATCCGAACCCGAACTGAACCAATTAAATTGGTTATGGAACCAACGGGTAATCGGGTCCGATCCGAACCAAACCACTGACTCTCTCTAATAATTGGTTTAGGTAACGATTCTTGAAGTACAGAATCCGAACCAACCCGTAGACCCGACcatgtattaattaaataaaaaaatttaaatatatatgctTTTTAATGATTTTGAGTTTTTCTCTATTACACTTTTATATTTAGCTTTTAACGTGTTTGGTGTTTAAcgtgtttaaattttaatgtctTTAGTGTTTAATATGTGTTTCGATTTGAATgtgtttagtttttaatatattatatttggtGTTTAATATGTTTGAATATTTCTATTGATTTTAAATGTTTATTGTACTTacagaatttttaagataaaattttattttttttataaatttctgtTTCATAGGGTACCCAATTACTCGAACCAAACAAATCCATTTTTAATCGATTTAGTTTGGTTCGGatacatatacaaaaaaatataaattcgaACTAAATCGAACCAATTACAATTCAATTGGTTCGATTCTAATTTCATTCTAAACTCGAACCAATCCGACCCATACTCACTCTTAATCTCTATCTCAGTATCCCGTTACTATAAACAAAAGTAATCTTAGACACCCTGTTAATACATGCTCATTTATTATGTTAGACACTCTATTAACACATGCTCATTTTATTAAAGAATAATTATTGTTttgattctaaaatttgatttaaaatcaaaattgtctataatattttttaaaataatagtctctaaaattatatttaatattaattttttaaattatctataaaaattaaattagagaactTCTTAAGTTCCAATCTAAAATTATCCCAAATCAAAACAATGATAGAACCAAAGAACGTGCAATTGTCATCGTCGTTGGAGAAAAAGTCATCATCATCTAGCGTTCTAACTGTAGTGAAGTGGACAAAGGGATGACAATAGCCGTGGAGGTGATGTTATCGAAGACGTGGAAGTAAATGCTTTTGATAGGTGAAGTGCAGAGGAGGTGGATTTACCAGTCACAAAGATTTAGGAAGTGTGTAGTCCATGATATGTTGAGGTAGGTGCGACACGTGTGACAATTACACCATGGCTTAATCTTATAGCTAAAGACGAGGAaagaaaagatggaaaagaaggCTGTAAAGGTGAAGAAGGAGAGTATGAATGTTAGGGTTATacgagatatgataaaaattaggAAAGAACGGGGTTATTTTCGAATAAAGGGGTCAGAGATCATTTTGTCTtatgttagagttgtcagggatcattttgtcccCTGTTAGAGTTTTCAGGGATCATTTTGTCTTTCGTTAGAGTTGACGGAATCAAGAACCTAAGTGACTGACGAAATTAATTGTTAAGGACCaatcgaataattaattttagttagaaacaaaaatatatagtctaaaattttttaaagaccaAAATGGATATGCACTCTaaattatgataatttttttaatatttctcttttcttaaaATCTGTTCATCTTTTCAGTTTGACAAAATTTCTCCATGAttgttgaaaatttgataaagttTACCAACCATCATTTATGGGCTGTTTTCTTTAATGGCTATTTTCTTAGGCATGCATTTATGTGATTGGGCAGTATTTATGGacaattaacttaaaaaaataaaaaataaaatgtgttCTTTGTTAGTGTGTCTCTGTCTTTTTTGTCAAGATGGAcataaaatacattaatttagaTTTAGTATCTCTAGAGTCTAGACACAATATCTCTGTCTCATTTGCCAAACACGATTTTATATCTCTGTTAGGGGTGAGCATGGGTAGCGAGTACTCGATTACCCATCAGAACCCAAACTGAACCAATTAAATTGGTTATGGAACCAACGGGTAATCGGGTCCGATCCGAACCAAACCACTGACTCTCTCTAATAATTGGTTTAGGTAACGATTCTTGAAGTACAGAATCCGAACCAACCCGTAGACCCGACcatgtattaattaaataaaaaaatttaaatatatatgctTTTTAATGATTTTGAGTTTTTCTCTATTACACTTTTATATTTAGCTTTTAACGTGTTTGGTGTTTAAcgtgtttaaattttaatgtctTTAGTGTTTAATATGTGTTTCGATTTGAATgtgtttagtttttaatatattatatttggtGTTTAACATGTTTGAATATTTCTATTGATTTTAAATGTTTATTGTACTTacagaatttttaagataaaaattttatttttttttataaatttatgttttatagGATACCCAATTACTCGAACCAAACAAATCCATTTTTAATCGATTTAGTTTGGTTCGGatacatatacaaaaaaatataaatttgaacTAAATCGAACCAATTACAATTCAATTGGTTCGATTCTAATTTCATTCTAAACTCGAACCAATTCGACCCATACTCACTCTTAATCTCTATCTCAGTATCCCGTTACTATAAACAAAAGTAATCTTAGACACCCTGTTAATACATGCTCATTTATTATGTTAGACACTCTATTAACACATGCTCATTTTATTAAAGAATAATTATTGTTttgattctaaaatttgattcaaaatcaaaattgtctataatattttttaaaataatagtctctaaaattatatttaatattaattttttaaattatctataaAGATTAAATTAGAGAACTTCTTAAGTTCCAATCTAAAATTATCCCAAATCAAAACAATGATATAATCGAAGAACGTGCAATTGTCATCGTCGTTGGAGAAAAAGTCATCATCATCTAGCGTTCTAACTGTAGTGAAGTGGACAAAGGGATGACAACAGCCGAGGAGGTGATGGTGGTGGATGGAGAAGAAGCGACCTCCTTCATTGATTGCGATCTTCTTCTCAAGGCTCTACTCTCATGCCAGAAACGGTGACTT from Arachis duranensis cultivar V14167 chromosome 4, aradu.V14167.gnm2.J7QH, whole genome shotgun sequence encodes:
- the LOC107482870 gene encoding cytochrome P450 71D8-like, with the protein product MEIQFSYVIIISILFATTLWLTKNLKQNSHTQKLPPGPWKLPLIGNLHQLASAGSLPHHALQNLSLKYGPIMHLKLGQVSAVVVSSSDVAKEIMKTHDHAFLQRPEFHSVAIFTYGSKDVAFAPYGDYWRQIRKMCTLELLSSKRVQSFAFIREQEVCNLIESIHSCVGSEVNVSEKVFSMVSTTVSRATFGNKTKDHEEFVGVVKEVAKMTGGFDLVDLFPCLKVVTMDKAKMELQKKQDLILENIIREHKVNLKMRSKEGMVVGEKRHENLIDVLLRIQQSGDLQVPLTDDSIKAIIWDMFAAGTDTSSTVLEWTMMELMRNPSAMKKLQAEIRGRETLLREHDVEELVYLKSVIKEALRLHAPVPLLLPRECTEATKVNGYDIPKKAKVIVNAWAIGRDPKHWDDALSFKPERFHGSCVDFRGSNFEYIPFGAGRRMCPGISFGLSNVEYALAKLLYHFNWQVPKGIKAQDLDVSETFGSVSGIKNSLFLVPTPYIS